AGACGGACCTGGTGAAGATCTGGTCCGATGTCGAGTCTGTAATCCAGAAGAAGCAGATCGCCGACAACAAGAGCCAGCTGACCGGCATTCAGGGGCAGCACGGCAAGGAGATCGCTGCCGCGCGCAAGCAGATGGCGGCGTCCCCGCAATGAAGATCGAAACGGTAGTGCCCGGACCACGCATGGTCCAGGCACTTTGCCTCATGGCGGCGTGCCTGCTGGCCGCCGGATGTACGGACGACGAATCTGCCAAGCCCCCGGCGTCACAGCGATCAGTGACTCCGAGCGCGGTGCAGAGCACTCCGCGAGCGCACCCATCGCCGGTGGCTTCGGTGCACTCCGAAGGCCGTACGCGTGTCCTGGATTACGGGGACCTGGTCGTGCGCGCCACGCCCGAAACCAGCGGCGTGCGCACCGAGATCGAGGTAGCCAATACCTACGAGCGGACCGCGACGTACTCAATCAAGATCAGCATCGCTGACGGTAAAGGCTGGACCGCGTACAACCGATTCTGGCTCCAGGACGTCCCTCCGGGAAAAACCAGGCGGGATAAAGCGGTAATCGGGTCCCCACGCATGGGGCCAGTTCCGCAGGTCCCGAAGATTTACATCGACGAATTCACTCCAATAGTCGATCGGAAGTAGAAGAGGCAGAAAGGGACTTGAGGGATCTGAAGAGACCGGCGTGCGAGTTCACCCCGAACGACTTCGCGGGGAAGCCGTTCGTGGAGAGCGGACGGGTGGGGGAGATGGCGGTTCTCGGCTTCGGGGACCGCGTCTCCTGGGATGCCCCGTCGGGCGCTGGCACCCTCACAGCGTCGCGGTACGCCCTGCACGTGGCGTGCCCGTTCCGGATCACCCAGGGCGCGGCCCGGGTCGTTGTCGGCTCGGAGGAGCTTCGGCGATCCGGCGGCGGTCCCTTCGATCGAGGGGCAGCCATGTTGGAGGGCTACCTCGACCGGACCGCTCCCGTCGTGCAGGAGATCCGGACGAACCCACTCGGCGACCTTCGGATCGACATCGAGCACGACATCGCCGTGGAGGTCTTCCCTGCGACCGCATCCCGGGCCGAGTCCTGGCGATTGCTGGAACGCTTCGGGGGCCATCTCGTCTTTCCCTCAGAGATCTCAGAGTCATGATCTGAATGTACATGGGCGGCGCAGATGCGTCGCCCATGTACATTTTGGCGATCTGCCGAGGGCTCGTAGTGGCACACGGCAGATCGCACGATCCGTTATTTGCTCGATGTCCGCACCCGTGTTGGTGCGACGGCGGCGCTGGGGCTCGTGCGGTTGTTGGTGCCCTCGGTGCGGGTGGCGACGTTTCTGGTGGACGGCGAGGAGTGCGGCGAAGGTGCCTATGCGGTCCTTGTCGGGCCGGGCGTAGACCTCGTCGCCCACCGCGAAGCGGGTGACGGAGGACCTGACCTGGGGGACCTCGCCGGCGAGGTCGTTGCCCAGGACAATCGGCAGACGGTAGGACATGAACGCCTTGAAGTCCCCGTTGCGGATCCTGAGGTCCAGCGGGTTGACTCCAGCTGCGTGGATCTTGACCAGGACATCGTCCGCACCCACCTGGGGGCGGGCACCTCGGCGGCACGCATCCCGGCTTCGTCGCCGTACCTCTCGACCAGGAAAGGCACCCACGTCAGCGTCGCCGATCTATGAAGGCGGTCGGTCTCACGCACGGCGCCTTCTACAAGCCGTTCGCCTCCAAGGAGTCGCTCGTCGACGAGGCCACCGCCCACGCCTTCGCCGAGGTCACGCGACGCCATGCGGCCGGACTCGAGCGGTACGACGGTCGGCGCGACGCCACCCAGCAGGCCCTGATCGACATCTCCCTCTCCGTCGAACACCGCGACGACCCGGCGGACGGTTGCCCGGTCGCAGCTCTCGCCCCGTTATCTTTTTCGCGGTCCTGCAACGGGGCCGCTGGCCTCCGGGCCCGGTATGACTGTTGCCCCCTGTCGAAGGCATGACCTGGGGGGTGGTGTCGCCGGGTCCGGGGGTGTTCGTCGGAGACGCTGATCAGAGGTCCGGCCACCGTCCGGTCCGGCGCAATGCCGGGCAGTTCGCGGGCGGCAGGTCTGCATAACGTGGATGCGCGAGCACGACACCCGAGCCGAGGCCGGCACCGTCAACACCCCTGGAAGGGTGCGATGTTCGAGATCGAAGACGTGGGCGTGTTCCTCGGCCTGGACGTCGGCAAGTCCGCTCACCACGGCCACGGACTCACCCCGGCCGGCAAGAAGGTCTTCGACAAGCCGCTGCCCAACAGCGAACCGAAGCTGCGGGCCGTGTTCGACAAACTTGCCGCGAAGTTCGGCACCGTCCTGGTCATCGTGGACCAGCCCGCCTCCATCGGTGCCCTCCCGCTGACCGTCGCCCGCGACGCCGGCTGCCGCGTCGCCTACCTGCCCGGCCTGGCCATGCGCCGGATCGCCGACCTCTACCCCGGCGAGGCCAAGACCGATGCCAAGGACGCCGCGGTGATCGCGGACGCGGCCCGCACCATGCCGCACACCCTGCGCTCGCTCGAACTCACCGACGAGATCACCGCCGAGCTCACCGTCCTCGTCGGCTTCGACCAGGACCTCGCCGCAGAGGCCACCCGCACCTCCAACCGGATACGCGGCCTGCTCACCCAGTTCCACCCCTCCCTGGAACGCGTCCTCGGGCCACGTCTGGACCACCAGGCTGTGACCTGGCTGCTGGAGCGCTACGGCTCCCCGTCCGCCCTGCGCAAAGCCGGCCGCCGCAGGCTCGTCGAACTGATCCGGCCCAAGGCCCCACGCATGGCCCAGCGGCTGATCGACGAGGTCTTCGACGCGCTCGACGAGCAAACCGTTGTGGTCCCGGGCGCCGGCACCCTCGACATCGTTATCCCCTCTCTCGCCGCGTCCCTGGCCGCCGTCCACACCCAACGCCGGGCAATGGAAGCCCAGATCAACGCCCTGCTGGAGGCCCACCCTCTTTCCCAGGTCCTGACCTCGATGCCCGGCGTCGGCGTCAGGACCGCCGCCGTCCTGCTGGTCACCGTCGGCGATGGCTCCAGCTTCCCCACCGCCGCCCACCTGGCCTCCTACGCCGGTCTCGCGCCCACGACAAAGCAGTCGGGCACCTCTATCCACGGCGAACACGCCCCCCGAGGCGGAAACCGGCAGCTCAAACGCGCCATGTTCCTCTCTGCCTTCGCCTGTATGAACGCCGACCCCGCCTCCCGCGCCTACTACGACAAGCAACGCGCCCGCGGCAAGACCCACACCCAAGCCCTCCTCCGCCTCGCCCGCCAACGCATCAGCGTCCTGTTCGCCATGCTCCGCGACGGCACCTTCTACGAGACTCGGGCGCCGAAAGACGTTGAGCTCGCCGCGTGACCCCAGCAACACCGAACTACCCCAAACCCACCACGGGCGCCTTGACGAAACACATAGAGGCACCCCCCGGCATCGCGCGCGATGCCGGGGGGGGCGAGAGCTGCGACTTCGCCGACTTCCTCGCCGATGGCGAGCAGGAGGGCATCGTCCGTCTCTGCACCCTGTTCGGTGCGCTGGTTCTGTCCCGGGCCGTTAAGGGCTCCCCACTCTCCGAGGAGATCCTCGCCGCCGCGCACGCAGACTTGATCATGGGCGCGGCGGTCGAGTAGGCGATTCGGGTGATCAGGCGAACCCGGGGCCGGGCCGACACTGTCTGCGGCACCTGGCCCTGTGCTCACGGTGAATCTTGCCGGGTTGGTTCGGCGTCGTGTGCGATGCGCAGGATCTGCTGCGCTTCTCGCAGGAAGTCCCGCCCGCGGGGTGTGGGCGTGAGGGGCCGAGCGTCGCGGTCAATGATGCGGAAGCCTGCCCTGCGTTCGATAGCGTAGATGCGCCGGGCAAGCGTGATGCTCTTGCCGCCGTAGAAGCTGTCGGCAGCTGCGGGAATACTGTCGTGGCCTGCGACCTGGACGATGGTGCGTAGTCGGTTCAGCGCTTCGCGGCCTGCGGTGACGGCTTGCATCGCCGGTGAGAGCTGTGCGGGGAGGTCGATGTGGCCAAGGCCGTTGTAGTGGCCTGGAGGGTGGACGGTGATGCCGCACCGGCGGGCTTTCCGCGACAGGCCCCAGGTGCTCATGCCGCATTCGCGTGCCAGTTCGCTTAGAGGTCGCCGCTTTTCGACATGTTCTCGGTGCAGCCAGGTGCGCAGGAAGTCGGGCGGTTCGGTTTCCGGGCGCAGGGTGCGGAGCGGGATACGGTCGAGGGCGAGGAGGGCACGGACCGTGGTGGCCGCGCACTTGGCCATGCCGGCGATCTCCACTGTGGTTTTGCGTTCGGTGACGTACAGCTCGCGCAGCCGACGGGGTGCGAGTACCGCGGCGCGGGTGGCGGGGTCCGATGCCCGGATCCTGCCCAAGAGCTGATCCGGCGGACCGGTGACAGTGTGGTCGATCTCGAAGTAGAGACGGAGATGCTCTGCGGTCATCCCGGTGGCCTCGGCGACCGGGGCGTTCGTATCGCTCCTGCTCAGGGCGGCACGGAGCCCGGTGACGTCGACCCGCTCGGGTGCGATGCCCGGCCAGTCGACGTCGCGGACCCAGTGGGCGGGGGGCTCCCAGGTCACTGGCTCGTCGATGCCGTGGGCCACCAGGCTCTGTTCCGCCTGCGCGTACAGGAAGGCGCGCAGCGGCAGCGGAGCGCGGTAGCGGAATTCGGTGCAGCTCCACGCGAAGCGGGTAGCCGCTCCTTTGGGCGCGGGCGGGCTGTGCCCGGTCAGCAAAAGCAGCAGGTACCAGCGCATGACCTGCTGCCGGTGCTCGCCGCCGGCCAGCCAGCCGTGCTGGAGGATCAGGCGCCGGTAGGCGTCAGGGTTCAACTCGACGGTGGTCTCGGTGAACGTGACGCGGCGGCGGGCGTAGTCGATGGGTGAGCCGTGTTCGTCGAGCGCGTGGGCGAGTTGGGCGAGCGTGGAGGCCAGCGGGGTGAGGTCCTTGTCGCGGTACACGCGTTGCTCGACGCTTTCGCGGTCGCGGGCGGCGCGGACGTTGCCCAGCAGCGGCGCGGCGCGTACATACGGCAGGTTGGCCGGCCCGCCCGGGACGAGAAGGAGGCCGGAACAGCCATGGCGGAAGGCGTCGACACGGAAGACACGACCTTGCGATCGGAGACGGTCCGCAGGGAGCAGGCGCAGGGCCCATCCGGGCCAGAGCATCGCGGGGATCATGGTGGCCCGCCGGTGGATGTCCGCTTTGCTGCGGTCGGGCCGTCGGGGGGTGGGCGTGGCGCTGGCGTAGCGGAGCCGATTGTGCAGGAGGGTGTGCGGATCCTGGTGGGACATGACGCGGGCGAACAGGTCCGGGCCGCTGTCGCGCCACCGGAGGGCCAGTTGCCCGAGGTTGAGGTCACGCGCCGCCAACGGGCGGTCCGATTGCACGATCCATTCGAAGAGACGCTGGTGCTCGGGGTGTCCGCCGCGTAGCGCCACGTGGGCCAGGGCCGTACCCGCGGCGACGTGAGGGGTCTGCAGGCTGGCAGCATTCTCACGGCGGCGGCTGCCGCTGTTGCCGGACAGGTGGTAGGCCGCCTGTCCGCTGCCGTCCGGGAAGGGGGCGGGGAACGTGCCGCCGCATTCGTCGAGAACGGTGTGGACGAGGTCGGGCGCCTGGTCGCGGTTGGTCCGCAGGCCGCGCAGCGCCCGCCAGGCCAGGGCGTAGAGCTGTTTGAGTTCGACCAGGGTCTGCGGCCGCTCGTCCGGCGGGACGGCCAGTTGTCCGGCCACGCGGTGCTGTGCGCGCAGCACCAGGCCGTCGGGGGGAAGGGAGATCGCCGGGGCGTGGAGCAGGTCAGTGGCACAGGGGCGCCAGCGGCCCTCAGCTGCGTGATCGAGTCGGTCGCGCGTGCAGATGCCGACGTCGCGGGGCCCCTTGAAGCTGATCTTCCATGGGTGGGGCGGGCGGCCGCAGGCGGGACAGAAGTCGGCCAGGAGCAGCTGGTGTTCGGTGCAGGCGAAGGCCCACGGCAGTCGCCACAGCAGCATCCCGCGGCCGCCTTTCTCGCGCAGGCAGGCGGGACAGTAGCGGGTGCGGCTGCTGCGGAACGCCCAGGTCGGCGGCCGCTCGAGCTGGCGGCGGCCCGGCGAGATGTTGACGGCGAAGGTGTCGTAGGAGTCGAGCGTCATGGCCCGCAGCACCGCGGCGGGAGCGCCGGTCGCCTTGTGCAGCTCGTGGGCCTCTGGCTCGGTCAGCCGCAGCAGCATGTGGTCGACGCGGGCGGCGGGCAGCCCGATGTGGTGCAAGAAGCCCCGGTCGGTCGTGCGTAACCTGCGCGCGTAGCTGCTGATCCAGCTGTCCAGGGCCTCGCCGGGCAACGGCGTCAGGGCGATCGGGATCCTGTCCGGCGTCCAGGTGCTCATGCCGACTTCCGGGGCTGCTCGCCGTCGTCCGGATGGGTGGTCAGCAGTCCGGCCTCGATCGCCGCCTGGAGTTCTTGCCGGGCGTCTTCGGCTGCGGCGTCGTTCTTGACTTGATCCATCAGGCGCTTGTCCAGGCGCTCGTGCCCGGAGCGGATCGCGCGCAGGCAGCCGCGGTTGATCAACGTCATCAGTGAGGCGAAGTGCCCGGTGGAGCGGGAGTAGAGATAGTCGGCCAGGTCCCTGGCGAGCATGCCGGGGTACTTGTCCGCCAGCACCAGCTGCTTCTCGATCGTCTTGAGCAGTGTGTGCCACTGGCGGCGGCCCATGTTGTCCTCGACCTGGAACGGCAGCAGCGTCAGCGGGGTGGTGCGGCGTCCGAACTGCGCCAGCAGGGCCTGCTGCGGGGACAGGCCCTCGCGCAACAGGCCGCGCTGCTGTACCCCGACCCCGATGTAGATGAGGGTGACGGGGAAGACGTTGGCCAGGTATTTCAGCTGGTTGGCCATCCGGACCGCGTTGCTGTTCGAGCCGGACATGAAGTGCACGTCGTCGATGATGATCGCGATGGTGTTCATGCTCAGCACCGCGTCCACGGCGCGTTCGGCGAGCATGTCCGCGTTTCCGGACGTCGGCAGCCCGTAGAAGCGGCAGATGGAGGCGTTCAGGCCGCGGACGGAGGTGTTCCCGGTCAGTGCGATGTAGATCATCGGTACGCGGCGGTCCCCGGCCGCTGTGGTCTCGCCGCGCAGCGCGACCTGCTTGCGGTACAGGGCGCGGCCGTAGGCGCGTGCCGCTGTGCTCTTGCCGAGCCCAGGATAGGCGTCCACGAGGGCGGCGGGCTTGGTCTTGTCGCCGTCCTGGCGATTGGCTTCCACGATCTCGGCAAGATCCGCGTGCAGCGCGAGAAGTTGCGGCGTGTCGATCGGGCCGATGTTGGCGTGCCACACCTCGCGTCGGTCGTTGTGTTCCAGCAGCGCCCGCGGCGACAGCCCGGCGAGCTGGGCCCGGGTCAGCTGATCGGGCTGGATGCGGTCCGGGGCGAAGACCTCGACCAGCCAGCCGGACAGTCGGGTCGGGCTGTACTGCCGGTCGTCGCCCTCGAACGGCTCGGCGTCCATGCTCGCCGTGCTCAACGGCTTTCCCAGACGTCGGCGTAGTAGTCCTCGTCGTCGATCGCTCCGGTGTATTCCTCGCCGGGCAAGACCGCTTCCAGTTCGTCGTCCTCGTCATCGTCGCCGCCCGGGACCTGCTCCACGGCGTCCACGACCCGCAGATCGACCTCTCCGGGGTCGTCCGTGTCCGCCCCGGGACCGCCGCGTGCTGCCAACCGCCGCAAGGACGGCAGCGAGGCCACAACATCCGCCTCGTTCGGTGCCTCGTCGTCGCCGACCATGCGCAACCGCTCCTGCGACAACCGCACCGCCATGCGCCGCTCGGTGCGGTCCCGGGCCAGCCCCGCGCCCCACCGCTCAAGCAGCTCGACCAGTGCACGTTTGGTGTCCGGGAACCGGTGCGTCTTCTTGGCGAGCCTGCGGGCGTAGCCCACGGCCTCCCGGCTCACCGGACCGTTGAGTGCCGCCGCGTGCTCCCAGTCCAGGACGTGCCAGTTCCGCGTTTCCGGGTCCTGGAAGTACGCCTTGGTGATGTCGCCGGAGTCGACGGCGATCGGCCACTTCCCGGCGTCAACGCCCCGATAGGGGCTGGGCTGGTTGCGGTGGCCGTTGAGCCCGTCCCCGTTGTAGCGTAGGCCCTCGACCTCCACCCCGTAGTGGTGGATCGGGACGCGGGACTCCTCCAGGAAGTCCAGGGCGAGATGGGGTCGCAGCGGGATGCGCAGCGGCCCGGCCCGAGTGACCCCGTGCTCGAACATGTCCAGCGGGCTCAGTTTCAGCCCCGGTACTTCAGGGATGCACAGCCCACGATGGTGGCGCCGGTGATAGACCGTAGTGATCCATTCCCTGATGATCGCTTCGAGTTCGTCGACGAAGAAGAACGCCTCGTCCTCGACCTTCTCGCCGCGGCTGTGCACATCCGGGCCCTTGTACCCGGGCAGTGCGGCCAGGATGCCCTTGTTCAAGGTCAGGAACCAGCGTTCCACCGGCTTGTCCGTCGGGGTCTTGGGGCGGGCCGGCTGCAGTGAGATCCGCAACTTCGCGCAGACGCTCTTGATGTGGTTCGACAGATAGACCTTGCCGTGGTCGAAGATGATCGTTTCCGTGGCGACCGTCGGCAGCAGCGGCTGACCGTCCCGGTCGACCAGCTTCTCCGCATCAACCACCACGGCCGACGGCACTCCGCAATACGGCAGCGCCTCCTCGCCGTCCGTGGGGGCTTGGCGTGGACGTACTGTCTCATACAACACGCCCGCGACATCCACCGACTTCGTCGACACCGGGGTCAGCCGCAGACCCACGATGCACCGGCTGTACAGATCCATGGCGACGGTGAGCTCGCACCGCACCCACCGGCAGGTCACCGGCTCCATCGCGAAGACGTCCAGGCTGTTGGTGTCCAGGACCACGTACTCGCCCGGCCGCGTGGCACGCAGCCTGCCGTACGTGCCCTGCGGAGCATCCGCGATGGACCGCTTACCCTTCGTGCTGCCTTCGAACGCGTTGGTCCCCTTGGAAAGTTGCCGCAGCAACGCGTAGCCCATCGTGCGCGCTGGCAGCGGCACCGTGCCCTGCCCGTGCTCCTTAACCAGCCGCTCCTCGATCTCGGTCAGGATCAGCCCCCGCACCGGGCGGCTCGCCTTGACATTCGCCTGCAGAACAGACTCGGCCATATCCAACCAGCGGGGGTCCGCCCGCTCCACCACGTTGCGCACCGGCCGGTCCACGACGAGACCGGCCGGGCCCGACTTCTTCAGCGCCGCAGTCCACCGGCGGATCGTGCTGGAGCCG
This sequence is a window from Streptomyces sp. NBC_01217. Protein-coding genes within it:
- a CDS encoding IS110 family transposase, with amino-acid sequence MFEIEDVGVFLGLDVGKSAHHGHGLTPAGKKVFDKPLPNSEPKLRAVFDKLAAKFGTVLVIVDQPASIGALPLTVARDAGCRVAYLPGLAMRRIADLYPGEAKTDAKDAAVIADAARTMPHTLRSLELTDEITAELTVLVGFDQDLAAEATRTSNRIRGLLTQFHPSLERVLGPRLDHQAVTWLLERYGSPSALRKAGRRRLVELIRPKAPRMAQRLIDEVFDALDEQTVVVPGAGTLDIVIPSLAASLAAVHTQRRAMEAQINALLEAHPLSQVLTSMPGVGVRTAAVLLVTVGDGSSFPTAAHLASYAGLAPTTKQSGTSIHGEHAPRGGNRQLKRAMFLSAFACMNADPASRAYYDKQRARGKTHTQALLRLARQRISVLFAMLRDGTFYETRAPKDVELAA
- a CDS encoding TniQ family protein yields the protein MSTWTPDRIPIALTPLPGEALDSWISSYARRLRTTDRGFLHHIGLPAARVDHMLLRLTEPEAHELHKATGAPAAVLRAMTLDSYDTFAVNISPGRRQLERPPTWAFRSSRTRYCPACLREKGGRGMLLWRLPWAFACTEHQLLLADFCPACGRPPHPWKISFKGPRDVGICTRDRLDHAAEGRWRPCATDLLHAPAISLPPDGLVLRAQHRVAGQLAVPPDERPQTLVELKQLYALAWRALRGLRTNRDQAPDLVHTVLDECGGTFPAPFPDGSGQAAYHLSGNSGSRRRENAASLQTPHVAAGTALAHVALRGGHPEHQRLFEWIVQSDRPLAARDLNLGQLALRWRDSGPDLFARVMSHQDPHTLLHNRLRYASATPTPRRPDRSKADIHRRATMIPAMLWPGWALRLLPADRLRSQGRVFRVDAFRHGCSGLLLVPGGPANLPYVRAAPLLGNVRAARDRESVEQRVYRDKDLTPLASTLAQLAHALDEHGSPIDYARRRVTFTETTVELNPDAYRRLILQHGWLAGGEHRQQVMRWYLLLLLTGHSPPAPKGAATRFAWSCTEFRYRAPLPLRAFLYAQAEQSLVAHGIDEPVTWEPPAHWVRDVDWPGIAPERVDVTGLRAALSRSDTNAPVAEATGMTAEHLRLYFEIDHTVTGPPDQLLGRIRASDPATRAAVLAPRRLRELYVTERKTTVEIAGMAKCAATTVRALLALDRIPLRTLRPETEPPDFLRTWLHREHVEKRRPLSELARECGMSTWGLSRKARRCGITVHPPGHYNGLGHIDLPAQLSPAMQAVTAGREALNRLRTIVQVAGHDSIPAAADSFYGGKSITLARRIYAIERRAGFRIIDRDARPLTPTPRGRDFLREAQQILRIAHDAEPTRQDSP
- a CDS encoding ATP-binding protein, encoding MSTASMDAEPFEGDDRQYSPTRLSGWLVEVFAPDRIQPDQLTRAQLAGLSPRALLEHNDRREVWHANIGPIDTPQLLALHADLAEIVEANRQDGDKTKPAALVDAYPGLGKSTAARAYGRALYRKQVALRGETTAAGDRRVPMIYIALTGNTSVRGLNASICRFYGLPTSGNADMLAERAVDAVLSMNTIAIIIDDVHFMSGSNSNAVRMANQLKYLANVFPVTLIYIGVGVQQRGLLREGLSPQQALLAQFGRRTTPLTLLPFQVEDNMGRRQWHTLLKTIEKQLVLADKYPGMLARDLADYLYSRSTGHFASLMTLINRGCLRAIRSGHERLDKRLMDQVKNDAAAEDARQELQAAIEAGLLTTHPDDGEQPRKSA
- a CDS encoding integrase, with the protein product MTGWTTTLRLGLPVSFDGEQFTVAEIEGRRILLRQSALAGPPKLRQVDISVLLAHPTTEFLEPVPEEETAAAAVLSGLADEEDDDLTVKVQHLQEVLTGYRLGDAELALEGEPRADFAPGVPMLHRYAVKATELGVGSSTIRRWTAALKKSGPAGLVVDRPVRNVVERADPRWLDMAESVLQANVKASRPVRGLILTEIEERLVKEHGQGTVPLPARTMGYALLRQLSKGTNAFEGSTKGKRSIADAPQGTYGRLRATRPGEYVVLDTNSLDVFAMEPVTCRWVRCELTVAMDLYSRCIVGLRLTPVSTKSVDVAGVLYETVRPRQAPTDGEEALPYCGVPSAVVVDAEKLVDRDGQPLLPTVATETIIFDHGKVYLSNHIKSVCAKLRISLQPARPKTPTDKPVERWFLTLNKGILAALPGYKGPDVHSRGEKVEDEAFFFVDELEAIIREWITTVYHRRHHRGLCIPEVPGLKLSPLDMFEHGVTRAGPLRIPLRPHLALDFLEESRVPIHHYGVEVEGLRYNGDGLNGHRNQPSPYRGVDAGKWPIAVDSGDITKAYFQDPETRNWHVLDWEHAAALNGPVSREAVGYARRLAKKTHRFPDTKRALVELLERWGAGLARDRTERRMAVRLSQERLRMVGDDEAPNEADVVASLPSLRRLAARGGPGADTDDPGEVDLRVVDAVEQVPGGDDDEDDELEAVLPGEEYTGAIDDEDYYADVWESR